A stretch of the Acyrthosiphon pisum isolate AL4f chromosome A2, pea_aphid_22Mar2018_4r6ur, whole genome shotgun sequence genome encodes the following:
- the LOC100164718 gene encoding protein cueball has translation MSFLKYTFVLVSVVLATATVRAWDLGIVTPAQIQFLTKNVVENTAADKLKSMGAIAYDPIKKDVYVSDANQKVGSIFRLKTTGDTAYTIIEPIVAKQNVTVLGMVFDDRTSTLYWTTGNGLTINYVRVPENTTKVPLTGHVLLKFKDAIPQGIAIDTCRGYLYWTNCNHLNATIERSRLNGSDRQIIVHENLFQPLGIAVDVERNLIYWSDEHEGLYYSIESSNPDGGSRRTLIHGTHHQPFSIAVDDRDIYWSDWINNAVWTMPKDSFQGGVQPSLVAKYEMINTPMGLITPTGNTTMVNSTYCAMHRSKDIAVVTTTEPTPELIPYEVLRNICKNKGVLHANGTCTCAPGFEGEYCQTGVCDGYCAYGTCTLSDAGQPTCQCSETSYGDRCDKQLCAGRCQNGGDCTMDGAGNPRCECPVGYAGDACEYKASWLNEVCTVYCQHAMSKQQQSSVCRCDEYSRQFDYSEMAMLNHSDMSPCKLSKSMVAVIAILTVFVASLGTITIVLSRKVRLLGRRPRIKKRIVVNKSITPLTCRPPQQENQQCEITIENCCNMNICETPCFEPDFRPKMGGLMSLGKSKKEDKANLLSNTDMSSEDEKPLY, from the exons ATTTGGGCATCGTAACTCCAGCTCAGATTCAGTTCCTTACAAAAAATGTCGTGGAGAATACGGCGGCCGATAAGTTAAAAAGTATGGGTGCTATTGCTTATGATCCTATTAAGAAAGACGTATACGTCAGCGATGCCAATCAGAAAGTTGGAAGTATATTCCGGTTGAAGACTACCGGTGATACGGCATACACCATCATCGAACCCATCGTTGCCA AACAAAACGTTACTGTACTGGGTATGGTGTTCGATGACCGTACGTCCACTTTGTACTGGACCACCGGTAACGGGCTGACCATTAATTACGTTCGCGTACCAGAAAACACGACCAAGGTCCCTCTCACAGGACACGTCCTGTTAAAGTTCAAGGATGCTATACCCCAGGGTATCGCCATCGACACGTGTCGAGG GTATCTGTACTGGACGAACTGTAACCATCTAAACGCGACCATCGAACGGTCGCGCCTGAACGGCTCTGATCGTCAAATCATTGTGCACGAGAACTTATTCCAGCCGCTGGGCATCGCAGTGGACGTGGAACGTAACTTGATCTACTGGAGCGACGAGCACGAGGGCCTGTACTACAGCATCGAGAGCAGCAACCCGGACGGTGGTTCCCGGAGGACGCTCATCCATGGCACGCACCACCAGCCGTTCTCCATAGCGGTGGACGACCGGGATATCTACTGGAGCGACTGGATCAACAACGCCGTGTGGACCATGCCCAAGGACTCGTTCCAGGGCGGCGTTCAGCCGTCGCTGGTCGCCAAGTACGAGATGATCAACACGCCCATGGGACTGATAACGCCCACCGGCAACACTACCATGGTCAACAGCACGTATTGCGCGATGCACAGGTCAAAA GATATCGCGGTGGTGACGACCACGGAACCGACGCCGGAACTGATCCCGTACGAAGTGTTGAGGAACATTTGCAAGAACAAGGGCGTGTTGCACGCCAACGGGACGTGCACGTGCGCCCCGGGATTCGAGGGTGAATACTGCCAGACTGGCGTGTGCGACGGTTACTGTGCGTACGGTACGTGCACGCTGTCAGACGCGGGACAGCCGACGTGCCAGTGCTCGGAGACCAGCTACGGTGACCGGTGCGATAAGCAGCTGTGCGCAGGCCGGTGCCAGAACGGCGGCGATTGCACGATGGACGGGGCCGGCAACCCACGGTGCGAGTGCCCGGTCGGGTACGCGGGTGACGCGTGCGAGTACAAGGCGTCCTGGCTGAACGAGGTGTGCACCGTGTACTGTCAGCACGCCATGTCCAAACAGCAACAGTCGTCCGTCTGCag GTGTGACGAATATAGCAGGCAGTTCGATTATTCGGAAATGGCCATGCTCAACCATTCGGACATGTCGCCGTGCAAGCTCAGCAAGAGCATGGTGGCTGTGATCGCCATACTCACGGTGTTTGTCGCCAGTCTTGGCACCATAACCATAGTGCTGTCAAGAAAAGTGAGGTTGCTGGGCCGCCGACCCAGGATCAAGAAGCGCATCGTCGTGAACAAGAGCATCACTCCGTTGACGTGCCGACCGCCGCAACAGGAGAATCAACAGTGCGAAATAACCATCGAGAACTGTTGTAACATGAACATTTGCGAGACG ccATGTTTTGAACCGGATTTCCGACCCAAGATGGGAGGTCTGATGTCGTTGGGAAAGTCGAAAAAAGAAGACAAAGCGAACTTGCTGAGCAACACAGACATGTCGAGTGAAGACGAAAAACCGTTGTATTGA